The DNA segment CGTCAACACTATTAAAAGGGGCACCAATGAATTATCTGCTATTGCTACTTAGGAAATCATGCTCGGTTTTCATATGGGAGGACACAGACAAAAGGACTGGATTACTCTTCCAGATGTATTCCAGTCCACTGTGCCACAGCTTTTTTACCCCATCTGGAACATGGCCATATGCCAAGCTTAGGTATGGTGTGGGAAGAATATAGCCCTCTGCACTAATACTCAATGATACAAGTGACATATAAGGACCAATTGCAATATGTTCTGTTGGATCTCCAAATTCTCTAATAGAATATTCATCCCAATGACTGCTTATCCAGGATACCAGTTTTTTATATTGATCATTGGTCGGTGCTAACCTTAAATGGTTGGGGGCTTCGGGTACAAAATACATGGTACATATGGATAAAACTCCAAGTTTGTCACACAACTCGACAGTATTTGGAAAGTCCTGTATGTTGAGATTAGTGGAACAGAAACTTACAACTGTTGGAATGCCATATTCATTTAAACTTTTTATGGCTTGATGGCTTTGTTGAAGGAACCTTTGGGTTTAAGTCTTTCCATTATCTCGGGCTAGATCCATCTAAGGATACCTGAACAATACCAATTCCTGATTCCGCTAATTTTGAAGCAAAGTTGTCTGATATCAATGATCCATTAGTTACTATATTAACGGTAATCCCTTTTTCATTGGCATAATTCAAGATTTTAATTAAGTCTTTACGGAGAGTCGGTTCTCCTCCACAAAGGCACAATACCAATACCTCCAGATCCGCAAGTTCGTCTATAATACTGAACATTTCCTTGGTAGTAAGTTCCTCTCTGTTTATATTCGGCGAACAACCAACGTAGCAGTAGGGACAATTATAATTGCATCTGTACGTGACATCGATTGAAACAGAAACAGGACCTTTTAAGTCCTCTGCCCACATATAGTATTTGCGATATAATTCTCGGCTTTATCTCCTCTGTTGTATGGCAATTTTGGAGCATGCATTCTTCGTTCTCGCAAAAGATCTCATCATGCTTAAAATAGGAATAAGTATAGAACTGAAGAAGGAGCATTTTCAACACTTTGTCAACATTTACATCGATTTTCTCATCAAATCCAAATGAATGCATCATAATATAATATTGGAGAGGCTTTGCTGGAGCATAGAGTATTCCTTTAAGGGAAATTATCGCCGCAGGGCTCATTACAATCCTTCTAAGGTGATGCTGTCCATCCTCTCCAAATGTGGCTATGAGCCTGTTCGTTATCAAAACTGCCGACTCAGAGGTATCAACATCTCGAGAGAAATATTTCAGCAGTTCCACGCCATCATAGACAACCCCTTTTATGAGACCCTCTTTTCGTTCTCGACTTCCACCGGAAAGAGCTCGTAGAATTCTCTCTTATTTGGATTTCTAACCCGCATGTAAGATAGAAAATAGGGATCTCTGGATGTATAGGGACTAAATTCTACAGAGAACTTGAAAAACTTCCTAATTTCCTCAAAAAATAAAAAGGAGCTCCAAAGGGAATCTCCAATGTAAATATTCATTGGATCACTCCAGGTCTTTGGGCTTCTATAAAGCCACTTCAGCAGCTCTCTTTCCGCTTAAGAGCATTCCTCCAAAGGTTGGTCTCATTCTTGGAAGCCCAAAGACAGTAGAAACGGCCATTTCCGTAATTATAAGTCCCGGATAAACTTCACTCGTGTGATTTATAACCGCGTCTTCACTCTCCTCAACCACATCGAGCCGTGTCTCTCGTTTTCAGGAACCCTTTTCTTCGAGCTTCTTGGCAACAAAGGCCTCGTGTCTGGTAGCGTCTATTACAAGCTTTGACTCAAGAGCTATTGGGTCAACACCAGGTTATTTGCCTTGGCAAAGCTTGAACTGGGGTCCAGTTAACTACAACACCTGCAACTTTCCCATCTCTTATAACAACATCATCAAAGCTCGTCATGTTGAAGAACTTCACTCCCGCATCACAAGCAGCTGCTTTTAGCTTTGAACACGTATGAGGACCATCTGCGACATATAGACCTTCCGTGTATTCCTCATATGGAACACAAGCTCTTTTAACACCCCTTGTGCTGGTGCCCTCACTGTTATCTTGTTCATTAAGAATCCTCCGATCCAAAAACCCCCGAGATAGTTGTTCCTTTCTATGATCAAGACCTTTTTACCTGCTTTTGCAAGCTCTTTTGCTGCCATCAATCCACTTGATCCAGCTCCCACTATTATTACGTCCGATTCTGTGTAGTTCCTAAGCATTTCATAGAACGTTTCAACTGTAGCTGATGTTACATCTTTTTCACTAACCTTTGCCAATATCTTTGCACTCATATTATCATCAAGTTATGAATGGTAATAACTTAGTTTTAAATTTTCCGCAGGTTAAGTCCCAGCCAATATAACATTCATATTTTTAAATGCCCAAAATTTGCCCTTTATTTTTGTCAGAATGGGAAGAATAAGGGTTATACTAACCCCTGCTGAGGGGTAGTTGGAGGTATGAAAAATGATGTTTGAAAGCGCTGGCAGTAGTAGGTTTTTGGTTCACGCCGGAGATGGAACGTGGGGGTGGCACGACATGATGGGATTCGGCTGGTTTGGATGGTTCGGCATGATCTTTATGCTGATCTTCTGGATTCTAATAATAGTCGGGATAGTGTGGCTCGTCAAGTGGCTCCTGAACCCGGGGGCAGGGGGTTCAAAGGGCTCTACCTCAAAAGAGAGGGCACTTGAGATCCTCGACGAGGCGTACGCCCGCGGTGAGATAGACGACGAGGAGTACGAGAGGAGGAAGAGAAAGCTCCTTGAGGAGTGAAGTCTTCGCTCATTTCTCTGCCTTAAATTCAGGACTCCTTATGAAAATCTAAGAAAAGTTACTACTCCCTGAACACATCCCCAGTAACTAAATCCACGCCTATCCTCCTCACTTTGAGCTTCCAGAGCTTCTCCGGCGCACCACCTCCCTGCTCCCTGTAACCGACCATCTCAATTATCCCGGCTTTCTGGAGTGCGGAGAGGTGGTAATACAGGGTTGACCTGGGCATGTGAAAACCGCTTCTCTGGAGTTCGATGTAAATCTCGTTCGTGCCCTTAACGCCGTCCGCGAGGACCCGTATGATGCTCCTCCTGGGCTCCGATATTAGGGACTTCAGCATCGCCGTGAACGCCCTCATGTTTGAAGGGTCGCATCTCATCCATCTCCGCATTCTATCACCGTAACTCCCTCCCCATTAACCTTTATAATTCTATCTGTTTACCTGCGATTTAACAATAATATAACAGAAAACTTTATAAATACTTTTGTGATATTCTAAAACGAAGACACAGTGGAGGTGGTGTGAATGAGGTTTGGAATGCCAAGGTGGATGCACATGATGAGAAGGTTCGGAGGGTTTATGAGGTGGAGAATGTGGGGTATGGAGATGCCGGAGGAGGCTATGGATATGGGGCCCGGAATGGACATGATGCCTGGAGCCTACGGTGGCCCGATGGGCGGCTGCAGGATGGGTATGTTCCAGGGAATGGGCGGCATGGGGCCCATGTCAGGAAT comes from the Thermococcus celericrescens genome and includes:
- a CDS encoding SHOCT domain-containing protein, giving the protein MMFESAGSSRFLVHAGDGTWGWHDMMGFGWFGWFGMIFMLIFWILIIVGIVWLVKWLLNPGAGGSKGSTSKERALEILDEAYARGEIDDEEYERRKRKLLEE
- a CDS encoding winged helix-turn-helix domain-containing protein; translation: MRRWMRCDPSNMRAFTAMLKSLISEPRRSIIRVLADGVKGTNEIYIELQRSGFHMPRSTLYYHLSALQKAGIIEMVGYREQGGGAPEKLWKLKVRRIGVDLVTGDVFRE
- a CDS encoding DUF6775 family putative metallopeptidase translates to MELLKYFSRDVDTSESAVLITNRLIATFGEDGQHHLRRIVMSPAAIISLKGILYAPAKPLQYYIMMHSFGFDEKIDVNVDKVLKMLLLQFYTYSYFKHDEIFCENEECMLQNCHTTEEIKPRIISQILYVGRGLKRSCFCFNRCHVQMQL
- a CDS encoding radical SAM protein; protein product: MWAEDLKGPVSVSIDVTYRCNYNCPYCYVGCSPNINREELTTKEMFSIIDELADLEVLVLCLCGGEPTLRKDLIKILNYANEKGITVNIVTNGSLISDNFASKLAESGIGIVQVSLDGSSPR